In Bactrocera oleae isolate idBacOlea1 chromosome 3, idBacOlea1, whole genome shotgun sequence, a genomic segment contains:
- the LOC106627600 gene encoding pancreatic triacylglycerol lipase codes for MCTTTTQQYTTVVPSFLRTISIIVIFSLVNCHAKSLLNYDQMQSLTRVPTTTTLAPTTAPPPTMRDIVIGPCRWVIGRKCPDKDVRFYLYTRRNPQQPQYLNIDETSDKSNLTNSNFNPRYQTKIIIHGYNADMYMNSMQRMKYEYLMRGEYNIIFVDWAVLAPGPCYVNVVHNTKHVGACVAQLVERILETGTTDMHVIGFSLGAQLTNYVARNLGSFQLPRITGLDPAMPFFITSGINDKLDPTDAAFVDVIHTNAFVQGKIERCGHADFYMNGGILQPGCNSENTNPFACSHQRAVEYFAESIRSRKGFWGWPCSSYISYLLNMCPPTNYLIEAGEDIKLSTKGMFLAETNDTAPYALGKWTDLPTLGRQKPTINNGRITITLPQPSAFRDPLLQQVDQWNKLDSHFNGIEPQPTPYSQDPNGENWTYFSGTGTGDITDTSQAGNDSVGSVEEQSSEDVQKVHETQIEWLEYRRNLTNGHIENSIFKVPHIEGAELNSRKLSRQPRGNEIN; via the exons ATGTGTACAACAACGACGCAACAATATACAACAGTCGTTCCGAGCTTCCTCAGGACCATTTCGATTATAG ttATATTTTCACTAGTCAACTGCCATGCCAAGTCATTGCTCAACTATGATCAAATGCAATCACTTACGAGGGTTCCAACAACGACAACCCTAGCGCCGACCACAGCCCCCCCACCAACAATGCGCGATATAGTAATTGGACCCTGTCGTTGGGTGATCGGACGCAAATGCCCCGATAAAGATGTGCGCTTCTACTTGTACACTCGGCGCAATCCACAGCAGCCTCAGTACTTAAACATAGACGAAACGTCCGATAAGTCCAATTTGACCAACTCGAACTTTAATCCGCGTTATCAGACAAAGATTATCATACACGGCTATAATGCGGATATGTATATGAACTCCATGCAGCGCATGAAATATG AATACTTAATGCGCGGTGAGTACAACATTATCTTTGTGGATTGGGCTGTGCTGGCGCCAGGTCCATGTTATGTCAACGTCGTACATAATACCAAACATGTAGGTGCTTGTGTAGCTCAACTTGTGGAACGTATTTTGGAGACAGGCACCACCGATATGCATGTCATCGGATTCTCGTTGGGCGCACAGCTAACGAATTATGTTGCGCGAAATTTGGGCTCATTTCAGTTGCCGAGAATAACAG GTCTCGACCCGGCCATGCCGTTTTTCATCACCTCCGGCATCAATGATAAATTGGATCCCACTGACGCTGCTTTCGTCGATGTAATACATACGAATGCCTTTGTACAGGGTAAAATAGAGCGTTGTGGACATGCGGACTTCTACATGAATGGCGGTATATTACAGCCCGGTTGCAATAGCGAAAACACAA ATCCATTTGCCTGCAGTCATCAGCGCGCTGTCGAATATTTTGCGGAATCGATACGTTCACGTAAAGGTTTCTGGGGTTGGCCTTGCAGCTCGTACATCTCATATTTGCTCAATATGTGTCCGCCCACAAATTATCTAATCGAAGCGGGCGAAGATATAAAGCTTAGCACAAAGGGTATGTTTCTAGCGGAGACTAATGATACAGCGCCGTACGCTTTAGGCAAATGGACCGATTTACCGACATTGGGTAGACAAAAGCCTACCATTAATAATGGGCGAATCACGATAACGTTGCCACAACCGTCGGCCTTCCGTGATCCCTTGTTGCAGCAAGTGGATCAATGGAATAAATTAGACTCACATTTCAATGGCATTGAACCACAACCGACGCCATATTCACAAGATCCCAACGGCGAAAATTGGACTTACTTCAGTGGCACTGGCACCGGTGACATAACCGATACTTCGCAGGCCGGTAATGATTCAGTTGGCTCGGTGGAAGAGCAAAGTTCAGAGGATGTACAGAAAGTGCATGAAACCCAAATTGAATGGCTGGAGTATCGCCGAAATCTGACCAATGGCCATatagaaaatagtatttttaaagTGCCTCATATTGAAGGTGCAGAGTTGAATAGCAGAAAGCTAAGCAGACAGCCGCGCGGAAATGAAATAAACTGA
- the AspRS-m gene encoding aspartate--tRNA ligase, mitochondrial isoform X1, which yields MLLISRSLWRSQQISYLNRLATVETIGAKQTALIKNSEAAVTAVPVNHSMSGRNRVGTGSAGGRYGGGGYGGGYGGGGGGYGNNGGGYGGGGYGGNGGFNNGYNNYCGSNDINPFNRQVPNDLMQLMSAMANNFNMNPPPPPPARMTCGELRASHMGMLVELTGRLIKKRVARFVELRDRNGGASQLVILEDKYPRIARRMQNMPENTTLTITGVVHRRPQNSCNQTMPTGEIEVEVQEIVNIEFPTGVKSMGNKRTYSTMAKQNNCGITSTEYKIAKNENILKYFENREFTCNDLRREDIGKNVTLVGWIPQSKTVKFLQLKDGYGQTQIIVEDQTLQETCVSAPEGTVVLVTGKVLGRPRANINLKYDTGEVEILVDNVKILNPDDPYEGPIKNKEKVQKMSIDDLEAEEATNNGNAADNGAGSRGGAGEKTKIADLNKFAGRTHTCGELTIDNVNEKVTICGWLEFQRMGKFFILRDGYGQTQVLITTKAKGLEKNPDGFSLESIIRVEGTVIPRPAATINSNMKTGQIEVEAESVEVLNTAKKNLPFEVRRYNRAGERLRLTHRYIDLRFTDMQHNLRMRSAVIMRMREYLINFLGFVEVETPTLFRRTPGGAQEFVVPTRKPGHFYSLVQSPQQFKQMLMAGAIDRYFQVARCYRDEATRPDRQPEFTQLDIELSFTTRDDVMKLIEELLRYSWPKQFPGITTPFRRITYEEAMEKYGTDKPDIRFGFTLQNVTDIIEKNEKFAEKFSNLGAYAIVIRGTEAIWNSTARKHYESISKEFNGTLFVRKFLQYKDVLERLNKLLGDDVAHELIEKFVLEENDLLFLGIGEKRETQTLLGRIRLDYHNFNTEKVKRERKENKFLWVIDFPMFEHNPKTNQLESVHHPFTAPHPDDMEVFMNAKDDQLEKVRSQAYDLVLNGQEIGGGSIRIHDRDMQHFVLEQILKIPHEHLHHLLTALESGCPPHGGIALGLDRLIAIICRARSMRDVIAFPKSLNGRDPLSNAPVPISDEEKALYHIAVLESTNKSTEHEIEDDDPDAVRGTPSPEPPTDGMLVDNEDLKPATEGENEVTAVDSMDDGEKAATQKAIKTEPSEATTKTQTGDAPAASTPTVAPKATARSKRSVAAAIKK from the exons ATGCTCTTAATTTCCAGGAGTTTGTGGCGTAGTCAACAAATCAGTTACTTGAACAGGCTTGCAACAGTCGAGACAATAGGAGCAAAGCAGACTGCGCTAATAAAAAACTCTGAAGCGGCAGTAACAGCAGTACCGGTAAATCAC TCAATGAGCGGTCGCAATCGTGTTGGTACTGGGAGTGCCGGTGGCCGATATGGTGGCGGTGGCTATGGGGGCGGTTATGGAGGGGGTGGCGGTGGTTATGGAAATAATGGCGGCGGTTACGGAGGTGGTGGTTATGGTGGAAATGGTGGTTTTAATAACGGTTATAACAACTATTGCGGCTCCAACGATATCAATCCCTTTAATA GACAAGTACCTAACGATCTCATGCAATTGATGAGCGCAATGGCGAACAATTTTAATATGAACccgccaccgccaccaccaGCGCGCATGACATGCGGTGAACTGCGCGCCAGCCATATGGGCATGTTGGTCGAGTTAACGGGACGGCTTATTAAAAAGCGTGTTGCACGATTTGTAGAATTACGTGATCGAAATGGTGGCGCATCACAATTGGTTATTTTGGAAGATAAG TATCCACGCATAGCACGTCGCATGCAGAATATGCCGGAAAATACTACGTTAACCATAACTGGCGTTGTACACCGACGCCCACAAAATTCCTGCAATCAAACTATGCCGACCGGAGAAATCGAAGTGGAAGttcaagaaattgtaaatattgaatttcCTACGGGTGTTAAAAGTATGGGCAATAAGCGTACTTACAGCACAATGGCAAAGCAGAATAACTGTGGTATCACCAGCACTGAATACAAGATAGCTA agaatgaaaatatattaaagtattttgaAAATCGTGAGTTTACATGCAATGATTTGCGACGTGAAGATATCGGCAAAAATGTTACGCTAGTCGGGTGGATACCACAAtccaaaacagtaaaatttttacagTTGAAAGATGGCTACGGACAGACGCAAATCATAGTTGAGGACCAAACG cTGCAAGAAACTTGCGTCAGTGCGCCTGAAGGCACCGTAGTGTTAGTTACAGGCAAAGTTTTAGGGCGACCGCGTGCCAATATAAATTTG aaATACGACACTGGCGAAGTAGAGATATTGGTGGATAATGTAAAGATCTTGAATCCCGATGATCCCTATGAAGGTCCCATTAAAAACAAAGAGAAAGTGCAAAAGATGTCAATCGATGATTTAGAAGCTGAAGAAGCAACTAATAATGGCAATGCCGCTGATAACGGTGCCGGCAGTCGAGGTGGTGCTGGTGAAAAGACGAAAATAgccgatttgaataaatttgCTGGACGTACGCATACATGCGGTGAATTGACCATAGATAATGTCAACGAAAAGGTGACAATTTGTGGCTGGTTGGAGTTTCAACGTATGGGCAAATTCTTCATACTTCGCGATGGTTACGGACAAACACAAGTGCTGATCACAACCAAAGCTAAAGGTTTAGAGAAAAATCCAGATGGCTTCTCGCTGGAGTCCATTATACGTGTCGAGGGCACGGTTATACCACGACCAGCCGCCactataaattcaaatatgaaaaCCGGACAGATTGAGGTCGAGGCGGAAAGTGTAGAAGTGCTCAATACGGCTAAGAAGAATTTGCCATTTGAAGTGCGACGCTATAATCGCGCTGGTGAGCGTTTACGCTTGACACATCGCTACATTGATTTGAG ATTCACCGATATGCAGCATAATCTTCGCATGCGTTCCGCCGTCATAATGCGCATGCGTGAATATCTAATTAACTTTTTGGGTTTCGTCGAAGTGGAGACACCCACACTCTTCCGTCGTACTCCAGGCGGCGCACAAGAGTTCGTTGTGCCTACCCGCAAACCGGGACACTTCTATTCACTCGTACAAAGTCCACAACAGTTCAAGCAAATGTTGATGGCTGGCGCAATTGATCGTTACTTCCAAGTGGCACGCTGCTATCGTGACGAGGCCACGCGTCCGGATCGCCAGCCTGAGTTCACACAGCTCGATATTGAGTTGTCGTTCACAACACGTGACGATGTTATGAAATTAATTGAAGAATTGTTGCGTTATTCGTGGCCGAAACAATTTCCCGGCATTACGACGCCCTTCCGACGAATCACATATGAGGAAGCCATGGAGAAGTATGGCACCGACAAACCCGATATACGTTTCGGCTTCACA TTGCAAAATGTAACAGATATAATTGAGAAAAATGAGAAGTTCGCTGAGAAATTTTCTAATTTGGGTGCTTATGCCATTGTTATACGCGGTACTGAGGCCATTTGGAACTCCACTGCACGCAAACATTACGAGAGCATCAGCAAGGAATTTAACGGTACATTATTTGTACGCAAATTTTTG CAATATAAGGACGTGCTCGAGcgtttaaacaaattattgggCGATGATGTAGCGCACGAATTGATTGAGAAATTCGTTTTAGAAGAAAATGACCTGCTGTTCCTCGGTATTGGTGAAAAGCGTGAAACT CAAACACTATTGGGTCGCATACGCCTCGACTATCATAATTTCAATACAGAAAAAGTTAAGCGTGAGCGTAAAGAGAACAAATTCCTTTGGGTAATCGATTTTCCAATGTTTGAGCATAATCCAAAAACGAATCAATTGGAGAGTGTACATCATCCGTTCACTGCACCACACCCGGACGATATGGAAGTATTCATGAATGCCAAAGATGACCAATTGGAAAAGGTGCGTTCGCAAGCTTATGATTTAGTATTGAATGGACAGGAAATCGGTGGCGGTTCAATACGTATACACGATCGTGATATGCAACATTTCGTACTAGAACAAATCCTTAAGATACCACATGAGCATTTGCATCATCTGTTAACCGCATTGGAGTCTGGTTGTCCGCCACATGGTGGCATCGCACTGGGACTTGATCGTCTAATTGCTATTATATGCCGTGCGCGTTCAATGCGTGATGTTATTGCATTCCCAAAATCGTTGAACGGTCGTGATCCGCTCTCGAATGCGCCCGTGCCCATTTCCGATGAAGAGAAGGCGCTCTATCATATAGCCGTGTTAGAGAGTACAAATAAATCGACCGAGCATGAAATCGAGGATGATGATCCGGATGCCGTGCGGGGCACACCATCACCGGAACCGCCCACTGATGGCATGTTGGTCGATAATGAAGATTTGAAGCCAGCTACTGAGGGTGAAAACGAAGTAACTGCTGTCGATTCAATGGACGATGGAGAAAAAGCGGCGACACAAAAGGCAATTAAAACTGAGCCTTCCGAAGCTACGACCAAAACTCAAACAGGCGATGCTCCTGCTGCTTCCACACCCACTGTAGCTCCAAAAGCAACCGCAAGGTCTAAGCGAAGCGTTGCCGCcgcaataaaaaagtaa
- the AspRS-m gene encoding aspartate--tRNA ligase, mitochondrial isoform X2, translating to MSGRNRVGTGSAGGRYGGGGYGGGYGGGGGGYGNNGGGYGGGGYGGNGGFNNGYNNYCGSNDINPFNRQVPNDLMQLMSAMANNFNMNPPPPPPARMTCGELRASHMGMLVELTGRLIKKRVARFVELRDRNGGASQLVILEDKYPRIARRMQNMPENTTLTITGVVHRRPQNSCNQTMPTGEIEVEVQEIVNIEFPTGVKSMGNKRTYSTMAKQNNCGITSTEYKIAKNENILKYFENREFTCNDLRREDIGKNVTLVGWIPQSKTVKFLQLKDGYGQTQIIVEDQTLQETCVSAPEGTVVLVTGKVLGRPRANINLKYDTGEVEILVDNVKILNPDDPYEGPIKNKEKVQKMSIDDLEAEEATNNGNAADNGAGSRGGAGEKTKIADLNKFAGRTHTCGELTIDNVNEKVTICGWLEFQRMGKFFILRDGYGQTQVLITTKAKGLEKNPDGFSLESIIRVEGTVIPRPAATINSNMKTGQIEVEAESVEVLNTAKKNLPFEVRRYNRAGERLRLTHRYIDLRFTDMQHNLRMRSAVIMRMREYLINFLGFVEVETPTLFRRTPGGAQEFVVPTRKPGHFYSLVQSPQQFKQMLMAGAIDRYFQVARCYRDEATRPDRQPEFTQLDIELSFTTRDDVMKLIEELLRYSWPKQFPGITTPFRRITYEEAMEKYGTDKPDIRFGFTLQNVTDIIEKNEKFAEKFSNLGAYAIVIRGTEAIWNSTARKHYESISKEFNGTLFVRKFLQYKDVLERLNKLLGDDVAHELIEKFVLEENDLLFLGIGEKRETQTLLGRIRLDYHNFNTEKVKRERKENKFLWVIDFPMFEHNPKTNQLESVHHPFTAPHPDDMEVFMNAKDDQLEKVRSQAYDLVLNGQEIGGGSIRIHDRDMQHFVLEQILKIPHEHLHHLLTALESGCPPHGGIALGLDRLIAIICRARSMRDVIAFPKSLNGRDPLSNAPVPISDEEKALYHIAVLESTNKSTEHEIEDDDPDAVRGTPSPEPPTDGMLVDNEDLKPATEGENEVTAVDSMDDGEKAATQKAIKTEPSEATTKTQTGDAPAASTPTVAPKATARSKRSVAAAIKK from the exons ATGAGCGGTCGCAATCGTGTTGGTACTGGGAGTGCCGGTGGCCGATATGGTGGCGGTGGCTATGGGGGCGGTTATGGAGGGGGTGGCGGTGGTTATGGAAATAATGGCGGCGGTTACGGAGGTGGTGGTTATGGTGGAAATGGTGGTTTTAATAACGGTTATAACAACTATTGCGGCTCCAACGATATCAATCCCTTTAATA GACAAGTACCTAACGATCTCATGCAATTGATGAGCGCAATGGCGAACAATTTTAATATGAACccgccaccgccaccaccaGCGCGCATGACATGCGGTGAACTGCGCGCCAGCCATATGGGCATGTTGGTCGAGTTAACGGGACGGCTTATTAAAAAGCGTGTTGCACGATTTGTAGAATTACGTGATCGAAATGGTGGCGCATCACAATTGGTTATTTTGGAAGATAAG TATCCACGCATAGCACGTCGCATGCAGAATATGCCGGAAAATACTACGTTAACCATAACTGGCGTTGTACACCGACGCCCACAAAATTCCTGCAATCAAACTATGCCGACCGGAGAAATCGAAGTGGAAGttcaagaaattgtaaatattgaatttcCTACGGGTGTTAAAAGTATGGGCAATAAGCGTACTTACAGCACAATGGCAAAGCAGAATAACTGTGGTATCACCAGCACTGAATACAAGATAGCTA agaatgaaaatatattaaagtattttgaAAATCGTGAGTTTACATGCAATGATTTGCGACGTGAAGATATCGGCAAAAATGTTACGCTAGTCGGGTGGATACCACAAtccaaaacagtaaaatttttacagTTGAAAGATGGCTACGGACAGACGCAAATCATAGTTGAGGACCAAACG cTGCAAGAAACTTGCGTCAGTGCGCCTGAAGGCACCGTAGTGTTAGTTACAGGCAAAGTTTTAGGGCGACCGCGTGCCAATATAAATTTG aaATACGACACTGGCGAAGTAGAGATATTGGTGGATAATGTAAAGATCTTGAATCCCGATGATCCCTATGAAGGTCCCATTAAAAACAAAGAGAAAGTGCAAAAGATGTCAATCGATGATTTAGAAGCTGAAGAAGCAACTAATAATGGCAATGCCGCTGATAACGGTGCCGGCAGTCGAGGTGGTGCTGGTGAAAAGACGAAAATAgccgatttgaataaatttgCTGGACGTACGCATACATGCGGTGAATTGACCATAGATAATGTCAACGAAAAGGTGACAATTTGTGGCTGGTTGGAGTTTCAACGTATGGGCAAATTCTTCATACTTCGCGATGGTTACGGACAAACACAAGTGCTGATCACAACCAAAGCTAAAGGTTTAGAGAAAAATCCAGATGGCTTCTCGCTGGAGTCCATTATACGTGTCGAGGGCACGGTTATACCACGACCAGCCGCCactataaattcaaatatgaaaaCCGGACAGATTGAGGTCGAGGCGGAAAGTGTAGAAGTGCTCAATACGGCTAAGAAGAATTTGCCATTTGAAGTGCGACGCTATAATCGCGCTGGTGAGCGTTTACGCTTGACACATCGCTACATTGATTTGAG ATTCACCGATATGCAGCATAATCTTCGCATGCGTTCCGCCGTCATAATGCGCATGCGTGAATATCTAATTAACTTTTTGGGTTTCGTCGAAGTGGAGACACCCACACTCTTCCGTCGTACTCCAGGCGGCGCACAAGAGTTCGTTGTGCCTACCCGCAAACCGGGACACTTCTATTCACTCGTACAAAGTCCACAACAGTTCAAGCAAATGTTGATGGCTGGCGCAATTGATCGTTACTTCCAAGTGGCACGCTGCTATCGTGACGAGGCCACGCGTCCGGATCGCCAGCCTGAGTTCACACAGCTCGATATTGAGTTGTCGTTCACAACACGTGACGATGTTATGAAATTAATTGAAGAATTGTTGCGTTATTCGTGGCCGAAACAATTTCCCGGCATTACGACGCCCTTCCGACGAATCACATATGAGGAAGCCATGGAGAAGTATGGCACCGACAAACCCGATATACGTTTCGGCTTCACA TTGCAAAATGTAACAGATATAATTGAGAAAAATGAGAAGTTCGCTGAGAAATTTTCTAATTTGGGTGCTTATGCCATTGTTATACGCGGTACTGAGGCCATTTGGAACTCCACTGCACGCAAACATTACGAGAGCATCAGCAAGGAATTTAACGGTACATTATTTGTACGCAAATTTTTG CAATATAAGGACGTGCTCGAGcgtttaaacaaattattgggCGATGATGTAGCGCACGAATTGATTGAGAAATTCGTTTTAGAAGAAAATGACCTGCTGTTCCTCGGTATTGGTGAAAAGCGTGAAACT CAAACACTATTGGGTCGCATACGCCTCGACTATCATAATTTCAATACAGAAAAAGTTAAGCGTGAGCGTAAAGAGAACAAATTCCTTTGGGTAATCGATTTTCCAATGTTTGAGCATAATCCAAAAACGAATCAATTGGAGAGTGTACATCATCCGTTCACTGCACCACACCCGGACGATATGGAAGTATTCATGAATGCCAAAGATGACCAATTGGAAAAGGTGCGTTCGCAAGCTTATGATTTAGTATTGAATGGACAGGAAATCGGTGGCGGTTCAATACGTATACACGATCGTGATATGCAACATTTCGTACTAGAACAAATCCTTAAGATACCACATGAGCATTTGCATCATCTGTTAACCGCATTGGAGTCTGGTTGTCCGCCACATGGTGGCATCGCACTGGGACTTGATCGTCTAATTGCTATTATATGCCGTGCGCGTTCAATGCGTGATGTTATTGCATTCCCAAAATCGTTGAACGGTCGTGATCCGCTCTCGAATGCGCCCGTGCCCATTTCCGATGAAGAGAAGGCGCTCTATCATATAGCCGTGTTAGAGAGTACAAATAAATCGACCGAGCATGAAATCGAGGATGATGATCCGGATGCCGTGCGGGGCACACCATCACCGGAACCGCCCACTGATGGCATGTTGGTCGATAATGAAGATTTGAAGCCAGCTACTGAGGGTGAAAACGAAGTAACTGCTGTCGATTCAATGGACGATGGAGAAAAAGCGGCGACACAAAAGGCAATTAAAACTGAGCCTTCCGAAGCTACGACCAAAACTCAAACAGGCGATGCTCCTGCTGCTTCCACACCCACTGTAGCTCCAAAAGCAACCGCAAGGTCTAAGCGAAGCGTTGCCGCcgcaataaaaaagtaa
- the mdy gene encoding diacylglycerol O-acyltransferase 1 — MPQCEQNGGMGIIKKLRRSASATEHNLSELRKRRSSSALLDQNGIPIDLNKYRKVLDKDDNGNGNGNGEKKQRYRRTQSVTRAEEIQSKEEKQRKEQPDKPCHRPRDSLFSWSSGFSNFTGLVNWGFLLLTIGGFRLCLENLLKYGIRINPLDWYYFMSGKTQGQEGHASLLLILYSFVHISICLMVEKGLAMEILSETFGMFVQVTNIILVVFLPVIIIHLKGEAFSLIGASSVCFIYSLLFLKLWSYVQTNMWCRQTYYLKQYNPRERRPSITVAELQNGYLGDEIDEDIPKLVQYPDNLCYKDLFYFLLAPTLCYELNFPRTTRVRKRFLLKRLLEVLFGFNVIMALFQQWIIPSVRNSLIPFSNMEVGLATERLLKLALPNHLVWLCFFYLLFHSFLNAVGELLHFADRNFYCDWWNANNIDTFWRTWNMPVHRWCVRHLYVPVVKMGYSSAQASTIVFLISAFFHEYLVSIPLQTHKIWAFLGMMGQIPLSAISKSIERKMGPRMGNIIVWASIILGQPLCIMMYYHDYVVTHYHDALNSTVYTEG, encoded by the exons ATGCCGCAGTGTGAGCAAAATGGCGGTATGGGCATCATTAAAAAGCTGCGTCGTTCTGCCTCCGCCACCGAACACAATCTCAGTGAATTGCGCAAACGACGATCCAGTTCGGCATTGTTAGACCAAAATGGCATACCTATAGATCTGAATAAATATCGAAAAGTCTTGGATAAAGACGACAATGGCAATGGCAATGGAAATGGTGAAAAGAAGCAGAGATATCGGCGGACGCAGAGCGTTACACGTGCCGAGGAGATTCAAAGTAAAGAGGAGAAACAGCGTAAAGAACAGCCAGACAAACC TTGCCACCGCCCGCGTGATTCGTTGTTTTCATGGAGTTCGGGATTTAGTAATTTCACCGGTCTCGTTAATTGGGGTTTCCTGCTTTTAACAATTGGGGGATTTCGATTGTGCTTAGAAAACCTGCTCAA ATATGGCATCAGAATAAATCCTTTGGATTGGTATTACTTCATGAGTGGCAAGACCCAGGGACAAGAAGGACACGCTTcgcttttattgattttat aCTCTTTTGTGCACATCTCAATATGTCTAATGGTGGAAAAGGGTCTAGCCATG GAAATCCTCTCAGAAACTTTTGGAATGTTCGTACAAGTAACCAATATAATATTAGTCGTTTTCTTGCCGGTGATCATAATTCACCTAAAGGGTGAAGCATTCAGTTTAA TTGGCGCTTCCTCTGTATGCTTTATTTATTCCTTATTATTTCTAAAGCTATGGAGTTACGTTCAGACGAATATGTGGTGTCGGCAGACCTACTACCTTAAGCAGTACAATCCTCGTGAGAGGCGACCAAGTATAACAGTAGCGGAACTGC AAAATGGTTACTTGGGTGATGAAATCGATGAGGATATACCAAAACTGGTCCAGTATCCAGACAATCTCTGCTATAAGGACTTATTCTACTTTCTACTTGCACCTACATTGTGTTATGAGCTAAACTTCCCCAGAACTACACGTGTACGCAAGCGTTTCCTATTGAAGCGTCTACTTGAAGTGCTATTCGGTTTCAATGTTATTATGGCTCTATTTCAACAATGGATTATACCATCGGTACGCAATTCACTTATACCCTTCTCCAACATGGAAGTTGGATTGGCCACTGAAAGGCTTCTTAAGTTGGCG ttaCCTAATCACCTAGTTTGGTTGTGTTTCTTCTATTTGCTCTTCCATTCATTTTTGAATGCTGTTGGGGAATTATTACATTTCGCTGACCGCAATTTCTATTGCGATTGGTGGAATGCAAACAATATTGATACATTCTGGCGCACATGGAACATGCCAGTGCACAG ATGGTGTGTGAGACATTTGTATGTACCAGTTGTGAAGATGGGATATTCATCCGCTCAAGCGTCTACTATCGTTTTCCTAATAAGCGCCTTCTTCCATGAATACTTG GTATCCATACCATTGCAAACTCACAAAATATGGGCTTTCCTAGGTATGATGGGCCAAATACCCCTATCGGCGATATCAAAATCCATTGAACGTAAAATGGGCCCACGTATGGGCAACATCATTGTTTGGGCATCGATAATATTGGGACAACCGTTATGTATAATGATGTACTACCACGACTACGTTGTGACACACTATCACGATGCGTTGAATAGCACCGTTTATACTGAAggctaa